One part of the Natronosalvus amylolyticus genome encodes these proteins:
- a CDS encoding YdcF family protein has protein sequence MVIVTLGCRTRTPREVTHLRGRVDVSVETFRESDATSLLFTGGFTNPAARQAECVIMKQYAVDAGVGPDRIILENRALDTIGNGYFSRLLVDNLPRTTDRVTLVTSDYHLERATYIFEQCYGPDYDIVPVAYSGTPLEATRHETRSLRQARAFFDGIASGDIESIGERLIEKHDYYDDARPCSSPIEAHDVSSIDRTYPFESVELYTTDVRDEYGCQTSQ, from the coding sequence ATGGTTATCGTCACCCTCGGGTGCCGAACACGGACTCCACGTGAGGTGACACATCTCCGTGGCCGAGTTGACGTGAGCGTCGAAACGTTCCGAGAGAGCGATGCTACGTCGCTCCTCTTTACGGGTGGCTTCACCAATCCGGCCGCACGCCAAGCGGAGTGTGTGATAATGAAACAGTACGCTGTTGATGCAGGCGTCGGTCCTGACCGGATTATCCTCGAGAACCGAGCGCTCGACACTATCGGAAACGGGTACTTCAGCCGCCTACTCGTCGATAACCTCCCCCGAACGACCGACCGAGTGACGCTCGTCACATCCGACTATCACCTCGAACGTGCCACGTACATTTTCGAACAATGTTACGGACCAGATTACGACATCGTCCCGGTTGCCTACAGTGGGACACCGCTCGAGGCGACCCGCCATGAGACTCGAAGTCTTCGACAGGCGAGGGCATTCTTCGACGGAATTGCGTCAGGGGATATCGAATCGATCGGTGAGCGACTGATCGAGAAGCATGACTATTACGATGACGCTCGACCTTGTTCGTCCCCAATCGAAGCGCATGACGTGTCGAGTATCGACCGTACGTACCCCTTCGAGAGCGTAGAATTATATACCACAGACGTGAGGGACGAGTATGGTTGTCAAACCTCACAGTAA
- a CDS encoding DUF7405 family protein, which produces MSLEPNRAVPRREFVRSAVAIGGASALSACLDAETDEDVADPGEPKFPQGREDLSALPERQHAWNDFMVREPSGDTILPQQQLLLFVEYTGSIPPTDDERAAVEDTLRSVERAYQRGTGGTAGATFLEGLLFLIGYAPGYFDRFDADLPPGIDLPNPATVIKRLEEDATPESADAVIVLNSDYGSVLLGVEEALFDDVDRLNGVTVKGDFSSVFEKVERRPAVVGRGNPAKELDHDAIDEDAPMSMGYKSGFDDSNPEESRVTWDDGPFSGGTTLLASRLGIDLDSWYEFDEETRVGQMFTMDHTPEDIGRTGEALGADSGITEESVENLEKHAREHGCVGHSAKAARARDDDFEPLILRRSEGNISDPAHDAGMNFTSLQSGIEDFIETRNAMDDFADVEAHKSGIVDFLTTERRGTYLVPPRSLRALPSPRPDEQ; this is translated from the coding sequence ATGTCACTGGAACCGAATCGAGCAGTCCCAAGACGAGAGTTTGTCCGAAGTGCCGTCGCAATCGGCGGCGCGAGTGCGCTCTCGGCGTGTCTGGACGCAGAGACCGACGAAGATGTCGCCGATCCGGGAGAGCCGAAGTTTCCCCAGGGGCGTGAAGATCTCTCGGCGCTACCCGAGCGCCAGCACGCCTGGAACGATTTTATGGTCCGCGAACCGAGCGGGGATACAATCTTGCCACAGCAGCAGCTGCTATTGTTCGTCGAGTACACCGGGTCCATCCCCCCAACCGATGACGAGCGTGCCGCTGTCGAGGACACACTCCGGTCGGTCGAACGCGCCTACCAGCGAGGAACGGGTGGAACTGCGGGTGCCACGTTTTTGGAGGGATTGCTCTTCCTCATCGGATATGCTCCAGGATACTTTGATCGATTCGATGCGGACCTTCCGCCCGGCATCGACCTACCGAATCCAGCGACCGTCATCAAGCGGCTCGAAGAGGATGCTACTCCCGAGTCCGCCGATGCGGTCATCGTGCTGAACAGCGATTACGGCTCCGTCCTGCTCGGGGTCGAAGAGGCGCTATTCGACGATGTCGATCGCCTCAACGGCGTTACGGTGAAAGGGGACTTCTCGAGCGTGTTCGAGAAGGTCGAACGCCGACCCGCCGTCGTCGGCCGAGGAAACCCGGCCAAGGAACTCGACCACGACGCCATCGACGAAGATGCCCCGATGTCGATGGGCTATAAGTCCGGATTCGATGACTCGAACCCCGAAGAGAGCCGGGTTACCTGGGACGACGGCCCATTCTCCGGCGGCACGACCTTGCTGGCATCTCGACTCGGCATCGACCTCGACAGCTGGTACGAGTTCGACGAGGAGACGCGTGTCGGGCAGATGTTTACGATGGACCACACGCCGGAGGATATCGGCCGGACCGGAGAAGCACTCGGTGCCGACAGCGGCATCACCGAAGAGAGCGTCGAGAACCTCGAGAAGCACGCCCGCGAGCACGGATGCGTCGGCCATTCGGCGAAGGCTGCTCGAGCTCGCGACGACGATTTCGAGCCGCTAATTCTTCGCCGGTCGGAGGGGAATATCTCGGACCCTGCCCACGACGCTGGTATGAACTTCACCTCGCTCCAGTCCGGCATCGAGGATTTTATCGAGACACGAAATGCGATGGACGACTTCGCCGACGTCGAGGCACACAAGAGCGGAATCGTCGACTTCCTCACGACCGAGCGTCGAGGCACGTACCTCGTTCCACCCCGATCTCTGCGGGCACTTCCATCACCACGTCCGGATGAGCAGTGA
- a CDS encoding fumarylacetoacetate hydrolase family protein, whose product MHIVRFRDPSGYVRSGELTDSGIESGNTVYDQESITLLPPSEPTKIICQAGGYMDHREESGMDDIPERPELFLKTPNCVVGHGDAIELPPGRDVVHFEAEFGIIIGEQCRDVSESEAMDVVAGFTCLNDVSNRDDQEEERNWVRGKAFDASLPMGPVLATPDEVPLDATLELRLNGETKQETTREHMIFSVPELVSEVSELITLEPGDVIASGTPFGPDSLAEGDVVEVEFDGVGILENHVTTRE is encoded by the coding sequence ATGCACATAGTACGATTTAGGGATCCGTCCGGCTACGTCCGGTCCGGCGAATTGACCGACTCCGGTATCGAATCTGGAAACACGGTGTACGATCAGGAGTCGATCACACTGTTGCCACCGAGTGAGCCGACGAAGATCATCTGTCAAGCGGGTGGATACATGGACCACCGAGAGGAGTCTGGAATGGACGACATCCCAGAGCGTCCCGAACTCTTCTTGAAGACGCCGAACTGCGTCGTCGGACACGGTGACGCCATCGAACTCCCTCCCGGGCGAGACGTGGTTCACTTCGAAGCCGAATTCGGTATCATCATCGGTGAGCAGTGTCGCGATGTCTCCGAATCTGAAGCCATGGATGTCGTCGCCGGCTTTACCTGCCTCAACGACGTCTCGAACCGCGACGATCAGGAAGAAGAGCGCAACTGGGTTCGAGGGAAAGCCTTCGACGCATCACTTCCAATGGGTCCAGTCCTTGCCACACCTGATGAGGTCCCTTTGGATGCAACACTCGAGCTCCGATTGAACGGTGAAACCAAGCAGGAAACGACACGCGAACATATGATATTCTCCGTCCCCGAACTCGTATCGGAAGTCTCCGAACTGATTACGCTTGAACCGGGCGACGTCATCGCTAGTGGAACGCCGTTCGGCCCCGATTCACTGGCCGAGGGCGATGTCGTCGAAGTGGAATTCGACGGTGTCGGTATCCTGGAAAACCACGTGACGACACGGGAATAA
- a CDS encoding CRTAC1 family protein — MHKAVVLGLFVLLVVSAGYVVAGPFDIGDTGDDTPTETELSFTEVATDVGLEYESTELDAGNGNDGLYVADYTNNLREDLLAIGDDVDDGPVLFRNTGDGFERTDAIPDIDGRVQGALWLDHDNDGWEDLLLLRRGDTPVFLENEGGEFVERDVGFDDAFGVPVAATAADADGDGCPDVFVADYGDWTRTTPKAWTSGAFEEDNGNPNALYRGSCGSFERDDDAGIGPAEAGAHWSMAATFADLTGDGNPDIHVANDYYNDTVYRNQGDGTFTREYLGESTDRNGMSSAIGDVTGDGQPEIFVTNIYFPRDRLDELDDHQRMLIEQFFDNRLGKRMHGNNLLAYRDGGFTDMGDDRGIAEGGWGWAVVLADLDSDGQLDAFHGTQDVVYFDRENPVYALPMVWVQHGGEFYRQDASASGLELTDDRGVVRLDYQIDGALDVAIATYDDRYRLYRNDADQGNSLQVVVGGAETLGHTTIGAEVTATVDGETLHRFHNVRADYQSQDSRVLHVGTGDAETVDELRVVWPDGTERTLEDIETGQRILLTPDGIEESIEYEP; from the coding sequence ATGCACAAAGCGGTAGTGCTGGGACTGTTCGTCCTTCTCGTGGTGAGCGCTGGCTACGTCGTCGCGGGACCGTTCGATATCGGTGATACGGGGGACGACACCCCGACCGAAACGGAGCTATCGTTCACCGAAGTCGCGACAGATGTCGGCCTCGAGTACGAATCGACGGAGCTCGACGCAGGCAACGGCAACGACGGGCTCTACGTCGCCGACTACACCAATAACCTTCGCGAGGACCTCCTGGCCATCGGCGACGACGTGGACGACGGTCCCGTCCTCTTTCGGAACACGGGCGATGGATTCGAGCGGACCGACGCGATTCCCGACATCGACGGACGCGTCCAGGGCGCACTCTGGCTCGATCACGACAACGATGGGTGGGAAGACCTTCTGCTTTTGCGCCGTGGCGACACTCCGGTCTTCCTCGAGAACGAGGGCGGTGAGTTCGTCGAGCGAGACGTCGGTTTCGACGACGCCTTCGGGGTTCCCGTCGCGGCCACCGCCGCCGACGCTGATGGGGACGGCTGTCCGGACGTCTTCGTCGCCGACTACGGTGATTGGACCCGAACTACCCCAAAGGCCTGGACTTCTGGGGCCTTCGAGGAGGACAACGGGAATCCCAATGCCCTCTATCGGGGAAGCTGTGGTTCCTTCGAACGGGATGACGACGCCGGAATCGGTCCCGCTGAGGCAGGCGCCCACTGGAGCATGGCCGCAACGTTCGCGGACCTCACCGGCGACGGCAACCCCGACATCCACGTCGCCAACGACTACTACAATGACACCGTCTATCGCAACCAGGGCGACGGAACGTTCACTCGCGAGTACCTCGGCGAGTCGACCGACCGAAACGGCATGTCCTCTGCGATCGGGGACGTAACCGGCGACGGCCAGCCGGAGATTTTCGTCACCAACATTTACTTCCCGCGCGATCGGCTCGACGAACTCGACGATCACCAGCGCATGCTCATTGAGCAGTTTTTCGACAACCGATTGGGCAAGCGAATGCACGGTAACAACCTCCTCGCCTACCGCGATGGGGGATTCACCGACATGGGAGACGACCGCGGCATCGCCGAGGGGGGTTGGGGCTGGGCCGTCGTGCTGGCGGACCTCGACAGCGACGGCCAACTCGACGCGTTCCATGGGACCCAGGACGTCGTCTACTTCGATAGGGAGAACCCGGTCTACGCGTTACCGATGGTCTGGGTACAACACGGGGGCGAGTTCTACAGACAGGACGCCTCAGCGTCCGGCCTCGAGCTCACCGACGACCGGGGTGTCGTCCGGTTGGACTACCAGATTGACGGGGCTCTCGACGTGGCTATTGCGACCTACGACGACCGGTACCGCCTCTACCGAAATGACGCCGACCAGGGCAACAGCCTCCAGGTCGTCGTCGGTGGAGCCGAGACACTTGGCCACACTACTATCGGCGCCGAGGTTACCGCCACCGTCGACGGCGAAACCCTACACCGGTTCCACAACGTCCGCGCGGACTACCAGTCACAGGACTCGCGCGTGCTCCACGTCGGGACTGGCGACGCCGAGACCGTGGACGAACTCCGAGTAGTCTGGCCCGACGGTACCGAACGCACCCTCGAGGACATCGAGACGGGCCAACGAATTCTCCTGACTCCCGATGGAATCGAAGAGAGCATTGAATACGAACCGTAA
- a CDS encoding aryl-sulfate sulfotransferase, protein MTEELRYHDPKRASDGLTLISYIYKEPDDPVHIYLVDMDGTVIHQWTVETALQSYAKLLPDGNLIYPTRDRTNIQEAGIRELDPESNVVWSYHCRIDHDMQLVGVHDHSAPDIPDGHMLLHTLDDHMVPEIAPELVRNPYIVEIDRAKDLHWEWRGEDHFDELREQLSSEDWEFVRNRIDTRYGFDWAHNNTLQVIPDNETYRKELGGDGPVRFEPGNIVFSYRSVDVIGVIDYPSGEIVWAWGPSELDGQHLPHMLENGNLLVFDNGTERGWSRVIEVDPLTEEIVWEYRGSPKEDFYSPAISGAQRLPNGNTLVCSGNQQWLFEITPAGDLVWEYEEPLREQNRGSDMIYRCQRYSREYCQPLLDRISHE, encoded by the coding sequence ATGACTGAGGAACTCCGATACCACGACCCGAAGCGGGCGTCGGATGGACTGACGTTGATCTCGTACATTTACAAAGAACCCGACGATCCGGTCCACATTTATCTGGTTGACATGGACGGAACGGTAATCCACCAGTGGACGGTCGAAACGGCCCTGCAGTCCTACGCAAAACTCCTCCCGGATGGGAACCTGATCTATCCGACCCGCGATCGGACCAATATACAGGAGGCAGGGATTCGCGAACTCGACCCCGAGAGCAACGTCGTCTGGTCGTACCACTGCCGAATCGATCACGACATGCAGCTGGTGGGCGTACATGATCACAGCGCCCCCGATATTCCAGACGGGCACATGCTGTTACATACTCTCGACGATCACATGGTTCCGGAAATTGCGCCCGAACTCGTACGCAACCCCTACATTGTCGAGATCGATCGTGCGAAGGACCTCCACTGGGAGTGGCGCGGCGAGGACCACTTCGACGAACTTCGTGAACAACTGTCGAGCGAAGACTGGGAATTCGTCAGGAATCGTATCGACACCAGATACGGATTCGACTGGGCACACAACAACACGCTTCAGGTCATCCCAGACAACGAAACCTACCGGAAAGAACTCGGGGGTGACGGTCCGGTTCGATTCGAACCCGGAAACATCGTCTTTTCGTATCGGAGCGTGGACGTCATCGGCGTCATCGATTATCCGAGCGGCGAAATCGTCTGGGCCTGGGGCCCCAGCGAACTGGATGGCCAGCACCTGCCGCACATGCTCGAGAACGGTAACCTGTTGGTCTTCGACAACGGCACCGAACGCGGCTGGTCGCGCGTGATCGAAGTTGACCCGCTTACTGAGGAGATCGTCTGGGAGTACCGTGGTTCGCCAAAGGAGGATTTCTACAGTCCGGCGATATCAGGCGCACAGCGGCTTCCAAACGGGAACACGCTAGTTTGCTCGGGAAATCAGCAGTGGCTATTCGAGATCACGCCTGCGGGTGATCTCGTTTGGGAGTACGAAGAACCACTCCGAGAACAGAATCGGGGAAGCGATATGATCTACCGATGCCAACGCTACTCGCGCGAGTACTGTCAACCGCTTCTCGACCGGATTTCACACGAGTGA
- a CDS encoding amidohydrolase family protein translates to MTIETNHAKWRAENGVIDMHTHLGVDYLEEALEYMDQNGITKLVDITPNTDDRFDDLMGAIEPYPDRFGAFGGFDFDGFGESGWIDRELERMERYVDAGAVGFKIHKALGMEYRDADGELIPVDDERLSPLFDKAEALDTVIAFHIADPKSFFEPLDEVDEQWVEQGWWWGDRDQYPYQWWALIRQLERVIERHPGTTFLGVHFGCAAEEVGYVADVMRENPNYIIDVSARLPWFGAQRADMVRDIFLEFQDRILFGTDLAVREPIMLGVPQGFEPTDEDVETFYDAHWQYFETDDVDIDHPTPWVGDWTVDAIDLPRDVLEKFYVTNAERYLGL, encoded by the coding sequence ATGACAATCGAGACGAATCACGCTAAATGGCGTGCCGAAAACGGTGTCATCGACATGCACACGCATCTTGGCGTCGATTATCTCGAGGAGGCGCTCGAGTATATGGACCAGAACGGAATCACAAAGCTAGTCGATATCACACCCAATACAGACGACAGGTTCGACGATCTCATGGGGGCTATCGAGCCATATCCGGACCGGTTTGGCGCGTTCGGTGGATTCGACTTCGACGGTTTCGGTGAATCGGGCTGGATCGATCGAGAACTCGAGCGAATGGAGCGCTACGTCGATGCCGGGGCCGTCGGGTTCAAGATTCACAAGGCACTCGGAATGGAGTACCGTGACGCAGATGGCGAACTAATTCCCGTGGACGACGAACGTCTCTCGCCGTTGTTCGATAAAGCGGAAGCGCTCGATACGGTCATTGCATTTCACATCGCCGATCCGAAATCGTTTTTCGAACCGCTCGACGAGGTAGACGAGCAATGGGTCGAACAGGGGTGGTGGTGGGGTGACCGCGACCAATATCCGTATCAGTGGTGGGCACTGATTCGACAACTCGAGCGGGTAATTGAACGCCATCCCGGGACGACGTTTCTGGGCGTCCATTTCGGCTGTGCTGCAGAAGAAGTCGGTTACGTCGCTGACGTCATGCGAGAGAATCCAAACTACATCATCGACGTTTCTGCTCGTCTTCCGTGGTTTGGGGCACAGCGGGCGGACATGGTTCGAGATATCTTCCTCGAATTCCAGGATCGAATTCTCTTCGGGACGGATCTGGCAGTTCGCGAACCGATCATGCTCGGTGTGCCACAAGGGTTCGAACCGACAGACGAAGACGTCGAGACGTTTTACGACGCCCACTGGCAGTACTTCGAAACTGATGACGTAGATATCGACCACCCCACTCCGTGGGTCGGCGACTGGACGGTCGATGCGATCGACCTGCCTCGCGACGTCCTCGAGAAGTTCTACGTGACCAACGCTGAACGGTATCTCGGGCTGTAA
- a CDS encoding zinc-dependent alcohol dehydrogenase yields MKAVVQTGPSSLRVDTLERPQIDADQVLIRVGSTGVCGSDVHAYLYEGGYEWVELPRIMGHEYAGEIVETGSAVTDFAEGDRVVENPTRTCGTCFQCLNEQSNVCQNFSVKGMHRDGSYAEYTVANPDKLHTIPESVPMEHAAITEPLSVAARAVLSRSTVTPGDTVLVEGPGPIGALVAAIADSIGGRVLVSGLSQDEQYRLPLLEDLGIETAVSGETLDSKTQEITDGIGFDVVFDTTGHHSGVELAVEIVRKGGQIVVVGLPGSASEIPMSTIVRGEVDIKTSYGSKWANFEQALSLMSENTIRPDGIIDDRYSLSDPAAAFTAFLDSKTCKPVFTFDE; encoded by the coding sequence ATGAAAGCTGTGGTCCAAACAGGACCATCATCACTTCGAGTAGACACGCTTGAACGACCACAAATCGATGCCGATCAGGTTTTGATACGGGTGGGATCGACCGGTGTTTGCGGAAGCGACGTCCACGCCTATCTTTACGAGGGCGGTTACGAGTGGGTGGAACTGCCACGGATTATGGGTCACGAATACGCTGGAGAGATCGTGGAAACAGGGTCCGCTGTCACCGACTTTGCTGAGGGTGATCGTGTTGTTGAGAATCCTACTCGCACGTGCGGCACGTGTTTTCAGTGCCTGAACGAACAATCCAACGTCTGTCAGAACTTCTCAGTGAAGGGAATGCACAGAGATGGGTCCTATGCCGAGTATACAGTCGCCAACCCAGACAAACTGCACACGATTCCTGAGAGCGTTCCCATGGAGCACGCCGCCATTACGGAACCACTCAGCGTCGCTGCTCGAGCCGTCCTTTCCCGATCCACGGTCACTCCCGGAGATACCGTACTCGTCGAGGGACCCGGTCCGATCGGTGCACTCGTGGCCGCAATCGCCGATTCGATTGGCGGCCGGGTTCTTGTCTCCGGGTTGTCACAGGATGAACAGTATCGACTCCCGTTACTCGAGGACCTGGGCATCGAGACGGCCGTTAGCGGGGAAACACTCGATTCGAAGACACAGGAGATAACAGACGGCATCGGCTTTGACGTCGTCTTCGATACCACTGGTCATCACTCCGGTGTTGAATTGGCGGTAGAAATCGTCCGAAAAGGTGGGCAGATCGTGGTCGTTGGTCTCCCCGGTAGCGCCAGTGAGATACCCATGTCAACGATCGTCCGGGGCGAGGTCGACATCAAAACCTCGTACGGGTCGAAATGGGCCAACTTCGAGCAAGCACTCAGCCTCATGTCGGAAAACACCATCCGCCCGGACGGAATTATCGATGACAGGTATTCACTTTCGGACCCGGCGGCGGCGTTTACGGCATTTCTGGATTCAAAGACGTGCAAGCCAGTGTTTACCTTCGATGAATAG
- a CDS encoding amphi-Trp domain-containing protein, protein MVDEDHDNEAESMNHETEHEGERVMSRADGAAILREVAAGVEEGTIHIEGENGFTVAVPEHFELEVEYEATDDEAELEVELEWPMEDGEPVSADDEHG, encoded by the coding sequence ATGGTCGATGAGGACCACGATAACGAAGCGGAATCGATGAACCATGAGACTGAACACGAAGGAGAGCGGGTGATGAGTCGGGCGGACGGCGCGGCGATCTTGCGTGAAGTCGCTGCCGGTGTTGAAGAGGGGACGATCCATATCGAGGGAGAGAACGGGTTCACGGTGGCGGTTCCGGAGCACTTCGAACTAGAAGTCGAGTACGAGGCCACCGACGACGAGGCCGAGCTGGAAGTCGAACTCGAGTGGCCGATGGAAGACGGCGAACCGGTGTCGGCGGATGACGAACACGGCTAA
- a CDS encoding methyl-accepting chemotaxis protein, with product MSSISSSLVPSFIKRRYAAKFVVSILFVLIAIGLVGGVGYVDVNETLEQDVEDELHSMSVMQADSLDEWTSKMSSQAHLLSERQEIQQGDTPQIEAQFAYERPARLDDAASLYVVEIDSGEVIASSTEGDRNPEGTHIDDIDDPWANESVFQEAHGDNVWMSPGTYRSSGNPDRAVVAFVTQAGNDRVVVFEGSIDVRIGQLHQGGESQFTEIIDTNGEYVLRAEDDELDATEGGAIDDDRQLEAIQSAAADREVQFTRHDGMLRAYTPVGAGDRTGDWVAVTNVPASDAFEVRDTAGLSVLSIIATGFLTLGIMGIVLGRQTVTPIRRLQTKARSMEAGDLEVDLESGRTDEIGRLYGAFDSMRISLREQIDDARKARDEADAERQRIQHINQELEKTADDYSIVMRRAAEGDLTARMDASTRNEAMVEIADEFNAMLAQIEQTVEQVNAFATAVATASEQVTASSEEVRTASEQVAESVQEISGGAKRQHEALGKVDSEMSNLSTTTQQIAASSNEVADIAERTAETGRKGRQAAQDAIQSMRETETEAGSALEEMHALEEEVAQIDELVEQIQEIAGQTNMLALNANIEASRSASNEDGGFGVVAQEVKELSTDAKQAADKIEQRLGSIREQTDDSATEVEATSQRLQNASSRVKEAVEALEVIAQYAAETNSGIQEISAATEQQAASTQEVVAMVDEAASVSEETTAEAESVASAAEEQTAALTEVSGSASDLSGQAAHLSEVLDEFDTDADSESSMETGTFDFVDLDSAPKAEDGYANDVHPD from the coding sequence ATGAGTTCCATCTCTTCATCACTCGTCCCGTCGTTTATCAAGCGGCGATACGCTGCGAAGTTCGTCGTATCGATACTCTTCGTGTTGATTGCCATCGGCCTCGTCGGCGGGGTCGGCTACGTAGACGTAAACGAGACTCTCGAGCAGGACGTCGAGGACGAACTCCACTCGATGTCCGTGATGCAGGCAGATTCACTCGACGAGTGGACCAGTAAAATGTCCTCTCAAGCTCATTTATTGAGCGAGCGCCAGGAGATCCAACAGGGAGACACACCACAGATCGAGGCCCAGTTCGCCTACGAACGTCCTGCCCGACTCGACGATGCCGCGTCGCTCTACGTCGTTGAGATCGATTCGGGTGAAGTGATCGCTAGCTCCACCGAGGGAGATCGTAACCCCGAGGGAACGCATATCGATGACATTGACGACCCGTGGGCAAACGAGAGCGTTTTCCAGGAAGCCCACGGCGACAACGTGTGGATGTCACCCGGAACGTACCGATCGAGCGGTAACCCCGACCGTGCCGTCGTTGCATTCGTTACCCAGGCAGGGAACGACCGCGTGGTCGTTTTCGAGGGATCGATCGACGTCCGAATCGGCCAACTACACCAGGGCGGTGAGTCTCAGTTCACCGAGATCATCGACACGAACGGAGAGTACGTCCTGCGCGCCGAGGACGACGAGCTGGACGCCACCGAAGGGGGTGCCATCGACGACGACCGTCAGCTCGAAGCTATCCAAAGCGCCGCTGCGGATCGCGAGGTTCAGTTCACACGACACGACGGTATGCTCCGGGCGTACACCCCAGTCGGCGCCGGCGACCGAACCGGTGATTGGGTCGCGGTGACGAATGTGCCCGCCAGCGATGCCTTCGAAGTTCGTGACACTGCCGGACTGAGCGTCCTGTCGATCATCGCGACCGGTTTCCTCACGCTCGGCATCATGGGCATTGTCCTCGGCCGCCAGACGGTGACGCCGATCCGTCGTCTCCAGACCAAGGCCCGGTCGATGGAGGCGGGTGACCTCGAGGTCGACCTCGAGAGCGGTCGAACCGACGAGATCGGCCGACTCTACGGAGCCTTCGACAGCATGCGCATTTCCTTACGGGAGCAGATCGACGATGCGCGCAAGGCCCGCGACGAAGCAGATGCCGAGCGCCAGCGCATCCAGCATATCAACCAGGAACTCGAGAAAACTGCGGATGACTACAGCATCGTCATGCGACGCGCCGCCGAGGGTGATCTCACTGCTCGCATGGATGCCAGTACGAGAAACGAGGCCATGGTCGAGATTGCCGACGAATTCAACGCGATGCTCGCCCAGATCGAGCAGACTGTCGAGCAAGTTAACGCCTTTGCCACTGCGGTCGCCACCGCATCCGAACAGGTCACCGCCTCTTCCGAGGAGGTTCGGACGGCTTCCGAGCAGGTCGCCGAATCTGTCCAAGAGATTTCCGGAGGTGCCAAGCGTCAGCACGAAGCCTTGGGTAAGGTCGACTCAGAGATGTCGAATCTATCTACAACTACCCAACAAATTGCTGCCTCCTCGAACGAGGTCGCCGATATCGCCGAACGAACGGCCGAAACCGGTCGCAAGGGCCGACAGGCCGCACAGGACGCCATCCAGAGTATGCGAGAGACCGAAACTGAGGCCGGATCAGCTCTCGAGGAGATGCATGCCCTCGAAGAAGAGGTCGCCCAGATCGACGAACTTGTCGAACAAATCCAGGAAATTGCTGGCCAGACCAACATGCTCGCACTCAACGCAAACATCGAGGCCTCTCGCTCCGCTTCGAACGAGGACGGCGGCTTCGGCGTCGTCGCTCAGGAAGTCAAGGAACTGTCCACCGACGCCAAACAGGCCGCCGACAAAATCGAACAACGGCTCGGATCGATTCGTGAGCAGACTGACGACTCGGCCACAGAGGTCGAAGCTACTAGTCAGCGCCTCCAAAACGCCAGCAGCCGAGTAAAGGAGGCCGTCGAGGCGCTAGAGGTGATAGCTCAGTACGCAGCCGAAACCAACTCCGGCATCCAGGAAATTTCCGCTGCCACCGAACAGCAGGCCGCCTCCACGCAGGAGGTCGTCGCGATGGTCGACGAGGCTGCCTCCGTCTCCGAGGAGACCACTGCCGAAGCCGAGAGCGTCGCCTCCGCTGCCGAAGAACAGACCGCCGCACTCACCGAAGTGTCGGGTTCTGCCTCCGATCTCTCCGGCCAAGCGGCACATCTCTCCGAGGTGCTCGACGAATTCGACACTGACGCCGACAGTGAGAGCAGCATGGAAACCGGTACGTTCGACTTTGTTGACCTGGACTCCGCCCCCAAAGCCGAGGACGGTTACGCTAACGACGTGCATCCAGACTAG